One window of Fusarium keratoplasticum isolate Fu6.1 chromosome 2, whole genome shotgun sequence genomic DNA carries:
- a CDS encoding Aa-trans domain-containing protein, with product MSKDFKPEYDTEGAPRTPSRAGEVLEDNVVEHDAVFGAITEDGPNYRNVGWIGTTALMMKTQIGLGVLSMPVVFDTLGMIPGIILLITIAGITTWSDYIVGVFKMRHRHVYGIDDVGRMLFGRIGYEVFGAMYALYFTFVSGSAMLSISVALNALSTHGACTAVFVAVAAVVTFMVSSIQTLGRISWVAWVGAACIIVSVFVVTIAVALQDQPSAAPKVTGEWKSDYKLFNNPSFTEAISAVSTLVFTYAGTPAFFNIVSEMRDPAQYTRSLTVCQVTVTVVYIIVGTIVYYYCGSYVASPALGSAGPLIKKVGYGIALPGLLGSAILLSHLPAKHIFIRILRGSKHLTANTTIHWITWLGSTLSVSVVAYVVASGIPVFGGLVSLIGALFGSFLSLQPMGCMWLYDHWKEERTVRWHLMVGWSVFIIVAGTFLMVAGTYGSVVGIIDSYKATGGSAAWSCADNSNST from the exons atgtcaaAGGATTTCAAGCCCGAGTATGACACCGAGGGTGCTCCTCGAACTCCATCCCGAGCCggcgaggtcctcgaggacaACGTGGTCGAGCACGATGCCGTCTTTGGTGCCATCACTGAAGACGGTCCAAACTATCGAAATGTTGGATGGATTGGCACTACTGCCCTCATGATGAAGACCCAAATAGGTCTTGGAGTCTTGTCTATGCCCGTTGTCTTTGATACTCTTGGCATGATCCCgggcatcatcctccttATCACTATTGCTGGCATCACCACCTGGTCAGATTACATTGTTGGCGTCTTCAAGATGCGTCATCGACACGTCTACGGCATCGACGACGTTGGAAGGATGCTGTTTGGCCGTATTGGCTACGAAGTGTTTGGAGCCATGTATGCTCTCT ATTTTACTTTCGTCTCTGGCTCCGCTATGCTGAGTATCTCGGTTGCCCTCAACGCTCTGTCGACCCACGGTGCCTGCACGGCCGTTTTCGTGGCCGTTGCTGCCGTCGTCACCTTTATGGTGTCTAGCATTCAGACCCTCGGCCGAATCAGCTGGGTGGCGTGGGTTGGTGCAGCTTGCATCATCGTCTCCG TCTTTGTCGTCACCATTGCCGTCGCCCTTCAAGATCAACCCTCGGCCGCCCCGAAAGTCACTGGCGAATGGAAGTCTGACTACAAGCTTTTCAACAACCCCAGCTTCAcagaagccatctcggccgtctCCACCCTCGTCTTTACCTACGCCGGAACTCCTGCGTTTTTCAATATCGTCTCGGAGATGCGCGATCCTGCCCAGTACACTCGCTCCCTGACAGTCTGCCAGGTCACGGTTACTGTCGTGTATATCATTGTTGGCACCATTGTCTACTACTATTGCGGATCCTATGTTGCGTCGCCTGCTCTTGGCTCGGCTGGTCCCCTTATCAAGAAGGTTGGCTATGGCATTGCTCTGCCCGGCCTGCTTGGTTCTGCTATCCTGCTCTCACAC TTGCCTGCCAAGCACATCTTTATCCGCATCCTGCGAGGATCCAAGCACCTTACAGCCAACACTACTATCCACTGGATCACGTGGCTGGGCTCTACCCTCTCCGTGTCTGTCGTGGCATACGTCGTTGCTAGTGGTATTCCCGTTTTCGGCGGTCTCGTCTCCCTGATTGGTGCTCTTTTTGGTTCCTTCCTATCACTCCAGCCCATGGGCTGCATGTGGCTGTACGATCACTGGAAGGAGGAGCGTACGGTGCGATGGCACCTGATGGTTGGGTGGAGCGTCTTCATCATTGTCGCCGGTACCTTTTTGATGGTTGCCGGAACCTACGGCTCGGTCGTTGGAATTATCGACTCATACAAGGCTACGGGAGGGTCAGCTGCATGGTCTTGCGCTGACAATTCCAACTCTACCTAG